The following proteins are encoded in a genomic region of Liolophura sinensis isolate JHLJ2023 chromosome 7, CUHK_Ljap_v2, whole genome shotgun sequence:
- the LOC135471882 gene encoding uncharacterized protein LOC135471882 isoform X2, translating into MKMSGKRSLKAWRIVRMLMTLGSMFPSPGADNDTGQRVLHRPDQIASVAASHVVRQMMLYTDLKMSVTMMDELYRAFQSVVEINREMLYDFLEESKKEMEQNKRARSSGLAAVQPLHGPVIELLVELLKHSLDPVSHVILWLLFLRTLSHFTQNMKKMVACQAAAAIMGSMAVYLEVPEVQQFGLEILCKLATYQPENNEKAPVRETGVEMIIRAMKYHEGALAILRPACRALANLALTVSGLCIDDSGSENGEAVQRRQELLSYIHKEAIPVVQDAMCAFPRDLGVQMESRRLFAVFAPEKDSSVTDLVNITEEEAISLDDSDIDSRDKEEAKPGILKSARSFENLRSPRRKVQFTAETVGGSLSSDSIFLDSIETSNRFDSGSGRFMDSFGNEMDMPDSATYIGEENMFFPETPKVSLEGNNTSTPQLIYVPPCSGSEDSDQSVTRGNDSQNRYDSFDAEIDNSVNQLSEVLIEKSSPQDSSDSTDDSMQQSKEVCESPPVVLEPPPPVVLEPPPPVVLEPPPPVPPRQALSTSKGNEIKQDRTKAEVQFLTRLMRTVITGHICSLVLSGEDSQALQAIDQPLESLLQSANVNEFLLLSMAEEYSLKKSLMDIDPVMVISIIDAVRYRSLTCDLLKSSLTELLSRMSDKLNAEVSNCAFESIYVTIADVNLEPIFLEKKFVRQMIKSLPHVQGEFLKTKVEELQAMLTDLL; encoded by the exons ATGAAGATGTCAGGAAAGAG GAGCCTGAAAGCCTGGAGGATAGTGAGGATGCTGATGACTCTTGGCAGTATGTTTCCTTCACCTGGGGCAGATAATGATACTGGGCAGCGGGTCTTACACCGCCCCGACCAG ATTGCCAGTGTAGCTGCAAGTCATGTTGTAAGGCAAATGATGTTGTACACAGATTTGAAAATGTCAGTGACCATGATGGATGAACTATACCGAGCATTTCAG AGTGTTGTGGAGATAAACAGAGAGATGTTGTATGATTTTCTGGAAGAGTCAAAGAAGGAAATGGAACAAAACAAACGTGCCAGGTCATCTGGTCTAGCTGCTGTGCAGCCTCTTCATGGACCAGTTATTGAACTGCTGGTGGAACTGCTAAAACATTCCTTG gaCCCTGTCTCACATGTTATTTTATGGCTACTGTTTTTGCGGACTCTCAGCCATTTCACCCAGAATATGAAAAAGATGGTGGCTTGTCAGGCAGCTGCTGCTATAATGGGATCCATGGCAGTCTATTTAGAAGTCCCTGAAGTTCAACAGTTTGGGCTTGAAATACTATGTAAGCTGGCAACCTACCAAccagaaaataatgaaaag GCACCTGTACGTGAAACAGGAGTGGAAATGATCATACGAGCTATGAAGTATCACGAAGGTGCCCTAGCAATCCTTCGACCTGCTTGTCGAGCTCTGGCCAATTTGGCTTTGACTGTTTCAGGATTATGCATCG ATGATTCAGGGTCAGAAAATGGGGAAGCTGTACAGCGGAGACAGGAATTGCTGTCATACATCCATAAAGAAGCCATCCCTGTAGTACAAGATGCCATGTGTGCCTTCCCTCGAGACTTAGGGGTTCAGATGGAAAGCAGGCGATTGTTTGCTGTATTTGCACCAGAAAAAGACAG TTCTGTGACAGATTTGGTGAACATTACAGAGGAAGAAGCCATCAGCCTTGATGATAGCGACATTGACAGCCGAGACAAAGAAGAAGCAAAACCAGGCATCTTGAAATCTGCTCGATCTTTTGAAAACCTTCGCTCACCAAGGCGCAAAGTGCAGTTTACAGCAGAAACTGTTGGAGGTTCTCTGTCAAGTGATTCCATATTTTTGGATTCCATAGAAACCAGTAATCGTTTTGATTCTGGATCAGGTCGCTTCATGGATTCATTTGGCAATGAAATGGACATGCCAGATTCAGCCACTTACATTGGggaagaaaacatgtttttcccAGAGACACCTAAAGTTTCATTGGAAGGGAACAATACATCCACACCTCAGTTAATCTATGTCCCGCCTTGCTCTGGTAGTGAAGACTCTGATCAAAGTGTCACAAGGGGAAATGACTCCCAAAACCGTTATGACAGCTTTGACGCTGAAATAGACAACAGTGTAAATCAGCTATCAGAAGTATTAATCGAAAAATCTTCTCCACAAGACAGTTCAGATAGCACAGATGATTCTATGCAACAATCCAAAGAAGTTTGTGAATCACCACCTGTTGTCTTAGAACCACCACCACCTGTTGTCTTAGAACCACCACCACCTGTTGTCTTAGAACCACCACCACCTGTACCACCAAGGCAGGCATTGTCAACCTCGAAAGGAAATGAGATTAAACAAGATCGCACGAAAGCAGAGGTCCAGTTTCTTACTCGCCTCATGAGAACTGTT ATAACTGGACACATTTGTTCATTGGTTCTCTCTGGTGAAGATTCCCAGGCTCTGCAAGCAATAGATCAGCCACTGGAAAGCCTTCTTCAGTCTGCAAATGTCAATGAGTTCCTTCTATTGAGTATGGCTGAAGAATACTCACTTAAAAAGTCATTAATGGACATAGATCCTGTGATGGTCATCAGTATTATTGATGCTGTGAGATACAG ATCGCTTACATGTGACCTCCTGAAGTCCAGTCTAACGGAGCTGCTCAGTCGGATGAGTGACAAATTGAACGCAGAAGTCTCGAATTGTGCTTTCGAAAGTATATACGTCACTATTGCAGATGTCAACTTGGAACCAATATTTTTAG AGAAGAAATTTGTTCGACAGATGATAAAATCTCTACCTCATGTTCAGGGAGAATTTCTCAAGACTAAAGTAGAAGAACTGCAGGCCATGTTGACAGACCTGTTGTAA
- the LOC135471882 gene encoding uncharacterized protein LOC135471882 isoform X1 has translation MMEPLNKEKKKASLTDLEEGTCLTFPQYGSGSFLIGLSAEDKVCMVNWEERDKDRHIVVELFRIDHTAENSYYLTPITTDLPCSVSRNLVRERQQLLKECKIEIGDKVLKFSDGGKKPRKLPPTPGVMILPTAPPKPKRNNDQGISDEDVRKEIASVAASHVVRQMMLYTDLKMSVTMMDELYRAFQSVVEINREMLYDFLEESKKEMEQNKRARSSGLAAVQPLHGPVIELLVELLKHSLDPVSHVILWLLFLRTLSHFTQNMKKMVACQAAAAIMGSMAVYLEVPEVQQFGLEILCKLATYQPENNEKAPVRETGVEMIIRAMKYHEGALAILRPACRALANLALTVSGLCIDDSGSENGEAVQRRQELLSYIHKEAIPVVQDAMCAFPRDLGVQMESRRLFAVFAPEKDSSVTDLVNITEEEAISLDDSDIDSRDKEEAKPGILKSARSFENLRSPRRKVQFTAETVGGSLSSDSIFLDSIETSNRFDSGSGRFMDSFGNEMDMPDSATYIGEENMFFPETPKVSLEGNNTSTPQLIYVPPCSGSEDSDQSVTRGNDSQNRYDSFDAEIDNSVNQLSEVLIEKSSPQDSSDSTDDSMQQSKEVCESPPVVLEPPPPVVLEPPPPVVLEPPPPVPPRQALSTSKGNEIKQDRTKAEVQFLTRLMRTVITGHICSLVLSGEDSQALQAIDQPLESLLQSANVNEFLLLSMAEEYSLKKSLMDIDPVMVISIIDAVRYRSLTCDLLKSSLTELLSRMSDKLNAEVSNCAFESIYVTIADVNLEPIFLEKKFVRQMIKSLPHVQGEFLKTKVEELQAMLTDLL, from the exons ATGATGGAACCATTAAATAAGGAGAAAAAGAAAGCTAGTCTGACCGACCTTGAAGAAGGAACTTGTCTCACTTTCCCACAGTATGGGAGCGGAAGTTTTTTGATTG GATTATCAGCTGAAGATAAGGTCTGCATGGTCAATTGGGAGGAAAGAGACAAAGATCGCCATATTGTTGTTGAACTTTTCCGCATAGACCACACAGCTGAGAATAGTTACTACTTAACGCCTATTACTACAGACCTCCCTTGTTCTGTTAGCAGAAATCTTGTTAGGGAACGCCAACAATTGTTGAAAG AATGTAAAATAGAGATTGGTGACAAGGTTTTGAAATTTTCGGATGGAGGCAAGAAGCCACGCAAACTTCCTCCAACCCCAGGGGTGATGATCCTGCCCACTGCCCCACCCAAACCCAAACGGAACAACGATCAGGGCATCTCTGATGAAGATGTCAGGAAAGAG ATTGCCAGTGTAGCTGCAAGTCATGTTGTAAGGCAAATGATGTTGTACACAGATTTGAAAATGTCAGTGACCATGATGGATGAACTATACCGAGCATTTCAG AGTGTTGTGGAGATAAACAGAGAGATGTTGTATGATTTTCTGGAAGAGTCAAAGAAGGAAATGGAACAAAACAAACGTGCCAGGTCATCTGGTCTAGCTGCTGTGCAGCCTCTTCATGGACCAGTTATTGAACTGCTGGTGGAACTGCTAAAACATTCCTTG gaCCCTGTCTCACATGTTATTTTATGGCTACTGTTTTTGCGGACTCTCAGCCATTTCACCCAGAATATGAAAAAGATGGTGGCTTGTCAGGCAGCTGCTGCTATAATGGGATCCATGGCAGTCTATTTAGAAGTCCCTGAAGTTCAACAGTTTGGGCTTGAAATACTATGTAAGCTGGCAACCTACCAAccagaaaataatgaaaag GCACCTGTACGTGAAACAGGAGTGGAAATGATCATACGAGCTATGAAGTATCACGAAGGTGCCCTAGCAATCCTTCGACCTGCTTGTCGAGCTCTGGCCAATTTGGCTTTGACTGTTTCAGGATTATGCATCG ATGATTCAGGGTCAGAAAATGGGGAAGCTGTACAGCGGAGACAGGAATTGCTGTCATACATCCATAAAGAAGCCATCCCTGTAGTACAAGATGCCATGTGTGCCTTCCCTCGAGACTTAGGGGTTCAGATGGAAAGCAGGCGATTGTTTGCTGTATTTGCACCAGAAAAAGACAG TTCTGTGACAGATTTGGTGAACATTACAGAGGAAGAAGCCATCAGCCTTGATGATAGCGACATTGACAGCCGAGACAAAGAAGAAGCAAAACCAGGCATCTTGAAATCTGCTCGATCTTTTGAAAACCTTCGCTCACCAAGGCGCAAAGTGCAGTTTACAGCAGAAACTGTTGGAGGTTCTCTGTCAAGTGATTCCATATTTTTGGATTCCATAGAAACCAGTAATCGTTTTGATTCTGGATCAGGTCGCTTCATGGATTCATTTGGCAATGAAATGGACATGCCAGATTCAGCCACTTACATTGGggaagaaaacatgtttttcccAGAGACACCTAAAGTTTCATTGGAAGGGAACAATACATCCACACCTCAGTTAATCTATGTCCCGCCTTGCTCTGGTAGTGAAGACTCTGATCAAAGTGTCACAAGGGGAAATGACTCCCAAAACCGTTATGACAGCTTTGACGCTGAAATAGACAACAGTGTAAATCAGCTATCAGAAGTATTAATCGAAAAATCTTCTCCACAAGACAGTTCAGATAGCACAGATGATTCTATGCAACAATCCAAAGAAGTTTGTGAATCACCACCTGTTGTCTTAGAACCACCACCACCTGTTGTCTTAGAACCACCACCACCTGTTGTCTTAGAACCACCACCACCTGTACCACCAAGGCAGGCATTGTCAACCTCGAAAGGAAATGAGATTAAACAAGATCGCACGAAAGCAGAGGTCCAGTTTCTTACTCGCCTCATGAGAACTGTT ATAACTGGACACATTTGTTCATTGGTTCTCTCTGGTGAAGATTCCCAGGCTCTGCAAGCAATAGATCAGCCACTGGAAAGCCTTCTTCAGTCTGCAAATGTCAATGAGTTCCTTCTATTGAGTATGGCTGAAGAATACTCACTTAAAAAGTCATTAATGGACATAGATCCTGTGATGGTCATCAGTATTATTGATGCTGTGAGATACAG ATCGCTTACATGTGACCTCCTGAAGTCCAGTCTAACGGAGCTGCTCAGTCGGATGAGTGACAAATTGAACGCAGAAGTCTCGAATTGTGCTTTCGAAAGTATATACGTCACTATTGCAGATGTCAACTTGGAACCAATATTTTTAG AGAAGAAATTTGTTCGACAGATGATAAAATCTCTACCTCATGTTCAGGGAGAATTTCTCAAGACTAAAGTAGAAGAACTGCAGGCCATGTTGACAGACCTGTTGTAA
- the LOC135471526 gene encoding putative Dol-P-Glc:Glc(2)Man(9)GlcNAc(2)-PP-Dol alpha-1,2-glucosyltransferase: MDEIFHIPQAQLYCQGQFNKWDPMITTLPGLYILTSGLYNPIAWMLDWEPVTLCNTYYLRGINVLFSFGNLYLLYKLSAKLHDKEAATGVKALIESMTLTSFPVLYFYNFLYYTDPGAVFFVLLMYVFHLHDNNMAAAVIGVMSVIFRQTNIVWVIFMAGLVLGKILMCQLYVEKKEANAEKLGDWAVLKLTWKVIVFPALTSPSQMFSLVFTLLKGLWMYVLVGCSFALFIYVNKGIVVGDRSHHEACLHFPQLFYFLCCTTCFGFPYMISVHKVFDFVVSTAKRPLSMILFSGVAWFCVYKFTYVHEYLLADNRHYPFYIWSKIYRRHEFVKYALIPAYYYAFRVLLQNLKGKDIYWKISFFLCLVFATVPQKLLELRYFILPYIIFRLNMPSQPMYKLLMESGLYVVINAITMYLYIYKPFKWEHEEGWQRFLW, translated from the exons ATGGACGAGATTTTCCACATCCCACAAGCCCAGTTGTATTGTCAGGGTCAATTTAACAAG TGGGATCCCATGATAACCACATTGCCTGGTttgtacattctaacatcagGACTGTATAATCCAATTGCATGGATGTTGGATTGGGAACCAGTAACCCTATGCAACACATATTATCTACGAGGTATCAATGTTCTGTTTAGCTTTGGAAATTTGTATCTGCTGTACAAACTATCTGCAAAACTCCATGACAAAGAAGCA GCAACAGGAGTTAAGGCCTTGATTGAGAGTATGACCCTTACCAGCTTCCCAGTGCTGTATTTCTACAATTTTCTTTATTACACAGACCCAGGTGCTGTGTTTTTTGTACTGCTTATGTACGTGTTCCATCTGCACGACAACAACATGGCAGCTGCAGTGATAGGTGTCATGTCGGTTATcttcagacagacaaacatagtTTGGGTGATTTTCATGGCGGGCTTAGTCCTTGGCAAAATTCTAAtgtgtcagctgtatgtagAAAAGAAAGAGGCGAATGCCGAGAAGTTAGGAGATTGGGCAGTCTTAAAACTAACTTGGAAGGTGATAGTGTTTCCTGCCCTTACCTCACCGAGTCAGATGTTTTCACTGGTCTTTACACTACTGAAAGGTTTGTGGATGTACGTCTTGGTGGGCTGCAGTTTTGCTCTGTTTATATATGTGAACAAAGGAATTGTGGTTGGGGATAGGAGTCACCATGAGGCTTGCTTGCACTTTCcacaattgttttattttctttgttgtacTACATGTTTTGGATTCCCGTACATGATATCGGTACATAAAGTGTTTGACTTTGTTGTGTCTACAGCTAAAAGGCCCTTGTCTATGATACTGTTTTCTGGAGTTGCCTGgttttgtgtgtataaatttACTTatgttcatgaatatttattggCTGACAACAGACACTATCCCTTTTATATATGGTCTAAAATATATCGAAGACATGAATTTGTAAAGTATGCTTTGATACCAGCTTACTACTATGCTTTTAGAGTGTTGCTGCAAAATTTGAAAGGAAAAGACATTTATTGGAAAATTTCCTTTTTCCTGTGTCTCGTTTTTGCAACTGTTCCACAGAAATTGTTGGAATTGCGCTACTTTATCCTCCCTTATATAATTTTTCGTCTAAATATGCCCTCTCAGCCTATGTACAAACTGTTGATGGAGTCAGGTCTTTATGTTGTAATCAATGCtattacaatgtatttatatatttacaaaccCTTTAAATGGGAACATGAAGAAGGTTGGCAAAGGTTTTTAtggtga